The Streptomyces capitiformicae genome contains the following window.
TTCCGGACGACCCCCTCCGGCTGCCGCTCCACCCCCGGCGCCCCGTACGGCAGCGGCCGCCCCAGCCCGTCCCGTGGTCGCGCGTTCCGCGCCCGCCCTTCCGCGTCCCGGTCCCGCCCCTGCGTCGTCGCGTCGTCCGATGTCGAGCTCATGCCCCGATTGTCCCTCGCCCCTCACCGGCTGCGAGGCAGCACCCGACGTACGGTAAAGTTGTGTCTGCGCGATCACGCGGCCCACCCGCGAACAGCGCAACGGGACGTGGCGCAGCTTGGTAGCGCACTTGACTGGGGGTCAAGGGGTCGCAGGTTCAAATCCTGTCGTCCCGACTTTACGAAGTCGCAGGTCAGAGGCCATTTCAGAGGAGATCTGAAACGGCCTTTTGATCATTCTTGGGGACCGGTTGGGGGCCAGCGCAGTTGGCTGGGCTGAAGCGCACCTTGACTCGGTCAAGGTGGGGGCTGGGCGGCCACCCGGCACTCGGCGGCCGACGGAGCCCGGGTGACCGGCCTCGCGCCGGCACACGGGGCCGTGGAGGTGCGGGTCCACCTGGTGGCGGGCGCGGCGGCGGGAAGGCCGGTGCGGATCACCGGCTGGGCCTGCCGGGACGGCGTACGTGCGGAAATCCGACCGGTCGCAGGCTTGGACGCTGAGCGGGAACCCGCGCCGCTGGACGAGCTGGTGACCATAACGCGTGGACGACGAGGGCGGCATCCACGCCAGTTTGGGGCGACGGGCGTGAACTCAAGGCGTGGTTGGCGGACGGCGAGGGAGTCAGCGTACGAACCTGAGCGGCCGCCGGAGCGTGTTGCCGACGGCGGTGTTACGTCGTCCGTACACCCAGCGGCACGGACCGCTGCGGCGTCCGCCCAAGCCGGGAAGGAGATCACCACCGGGGCAGGAAGACCCGGGTCGCCGCGAGCGGGACGGGCGGTTGTTCGGCCGGTACGCGTGCGGAGGGCCCGGGTGGTTCGACCGCCTGAGAGGGGCCGGCGAGGCCGGGGCGATCGGCGTCGTGGTCACTATGGCCGACGGCGGGCGCTTCGGGGTGATCATCGAGAAAACAGCGACCGAGGCCAGGCTGCGGGCGTGAGGGCGGTACGAGGTGCGCGCCTACGGGTGCTGATCCTCACCAACCCTGGACGCGCCCTGACCCGCTCTAACGGCGACGACGGGGTGGAGATGCCGCCCGAATCCGTGTCCGGGTACTGGTGCCCACTTAGAGTGGTGGTGTGTCCTCAGGAAACGATGTGGTCGCACGGAACGTGCGGCTTCTCAGAGAGCAGCGGGGTCTCTCCCTCGCCGAGCTGGCCCGCCAGGCCGGGCTCGCCAAGCAGACGTTGTCCAAATTGGAGCAGGGTGCGGGCAATCCCACCGTGGACACCTTGTTTTCGATCTCGACGGCGCTTGGCGTGCCGGTGACCAGGCTGGTGGCGGAGCGGGAGCAGGTGATGACGGTCCAGCGTGGTGCTGACGTCGTCTGGAACGAACGCAACGGGTACGCCTCCCGGGCCCTCGACCACGTCTACGGCTCCGGCGTCATCGAGAACTACCTGGTGCGCATCGAGGAACGACGCGGTGCGAACCGGCCCGCCGAGTCGCACCCGGTGGGCACGCTGGAGCACCTCTACGTCATCACCGGCCGGGTGCGGGTCGGGCCGGCGGACAGCCCGGTGGAGCTGTCCGCCGGTGACTTCGTGCGCTACCCGGGCGACCGGCCACACGTGTTCGAGTCCCTGGAGGGTGAGAGTCTGGTGCACATCGTCGTCAGCGTGCCCCGCGCGCATCCCGGGACGTCGACCTCTCAGCGCACCCACTCGGACGCCCGGCGCTGACCGGCCCCGCCTCGGTCAGACCAGGGCCGTGCTCGGCTGCGCCCTGGTGAGCGCCGCGACGGCCCGCGTTGCCTCGTAGGCCACTCGGCGCAGCGCCGGGGCGAAGCGGGCCCGGTCGAAGCGGTGCTCGGCACCCGCGACGGAGAACGCGGCGACCGGTCGACCGCCGGGCCCCATGATCGGTACGGCGACGCAGGTGAGGCCGTGGGCGGCTTCCTGACGGTCGTAGGCGATGCCGGTGCGCCGAATGTAGTCCAGCTCGGCACGGAAGGTGGTGGGGTCGGTGATGGTGTACTCGGTGAGTTGTGGCAGCCCCGCCAGGACGGCGGCCTCCGCGGCGTCGTGGTCGAAGGCCAGCAGTGCCTTGCCGACGGCAGTGCAGTAGGCGGGCAGCCGGGCGCCGATGCGGGAGGGGGAGCGGGTCGCGCGGTGCCCGTGGAGCTTGTTGACGTACACGATGTCCGTGTCGTGCAGCACCGCGAGGTGCACGGTCTCCCGCGTCAGCACGTACAGGTCGGCGAGGTGCGGCAGCAGCCGTTCCCGCAACTGCAGGGAGACCGGGCCGTACACACGGGCGCCGATGTCGAAGAGCCGGGTGCCGAGCCGGTAGTCGCTGCCGACGCGCTCGACCATGTCGTTGCGCTGGAGTATGCCGAGCAGCCGGAAGGCCGTCGACTTGGTGAGGCCGCTGCGGCGGGCCAGCTCGCTCACACCGATCTCCCCGTCCTGGTCAGCGAGCGCCTTGAGGAGGACGAGCGCCTTGTCCACCGCGGTCTGTTGGTCGGACAGGGCTGCGGCTGTGCCGGGAGGGGGGGTGACGGGGCGCTCGAACGCGAGGGAGTGAGCAGACATGGGGGGCTCCCGAATGGTACCGAAGTTGCTATCAAAATAGACGCGCGTCCAACATAGAAGACCGTTTCGAGGTTGTAAACGGCCCGGACGAAGCACCATCGGACATCTCGGCGTGCCGCACCCTGGCACGCCGACTGGGCCGAACGCCCACACCCCGCGTCTCCTGTAGCCGTGCCGGATCGGCACACCCGCCTGAGCCCGTCCGAACGTCCCCTCGACCACGAACGAACAGAACGGAAAGCCGCCGTGCGACCGAGCCGATCGCTCCGCCGCCTCGACCCGACCCACGCCGAGGAGTTCCATCGATGACATCCACGCCAGCGCGGCCGATGGATCGTCTCGCCCGCGTTCCGCACCCGTCCGTCGACGTGAGCGCGCACTTCGACCTGGACAACGGGCTCGTCGACCGCACCGTCTTCAGCGACCCGTCCCTGTACCAGCAGGAACTGCGCCGCGTCTTCGCACCGAGCTGGCTGTTCCTCGCCCACGAGAGCCAGTTCAAGCGACCCGGCGACTTCTTCACCACGTACATGGGCGAGGACCCGGTCATCGTCGCCCTGGGCCGCGACCGCAGGATTCGCGCCTTCCTCAACGCCTGCCGCCACCGCGGCATGCGGATCTGCCGCGCCGACGCGGGCGCCACCAAGGCGTTCACGTGCAGCTACCACGGTTGGTCGTACGACACCTCGGGCAAGCTCGTCAACGTCCCCAACCAGGGCGACTACCCGGACCACTTCGAGCAGGACCGCTGGGGTCTGGTCGAGGTCGCGCAGCTCGACACCTACAAGGGCCTGATCTTCGCCACCTGGAACCCCGAGGCGCCCCCGCTCGCCGAGGCCCTGGGCGGCATGACCTGGTACATGGACGCCATGCTCGACCGCGACCCGGAGGGCACCGAGGTCGTCGGCGGTGTCCACAAGTGGGCGCTGGAGGGCAACTGGAAGCTCGCCGCCGAGCAGTTCGCCTCCGACTGGTACCACGTCAACATCTCGCACGCCTCCGCGCTGATGGTCATGTCCCCGAACGGCAAGGGCCCCAAGGACGAGATCGTGCAGACCCCGGGCCGGCAGTACTCCGACCCGCTCGGCCACGGCCACGGCTTCCCGACCCACCCCAAGAGCCGTTTCGACGACCGGGTCGTGCACGACTGGTACGACTACGACGCGCTGCGCGAACGGTTGGGCGACACCCGGGTCGAGGGACCGATGACCACCGGCCACGCCACCGTCTTCCCCAACTTCTCCTACCTCCCGGTCAACGGCTCCATCCGGGTCTGGCACCCCAAGGGGCCCAACCGGATGGAGGTTTGGGCCTGGACCCTGGTCGACAGGTCGATGCCCGACGAGGTCAAGGACGCCCAACGGCTCTACAACCTGCGGACGTTCGGACCCACCGGCATCTTCGAGCAGGACGACGGCGAGAACTGGTCGGAGTGCCAGGCCACCGCCCACGGCTTCATGTCCGGTTCCATGACCCTCAACTACCAGATGGGACTGGACCTTCAGGCCGAGGACGGCGTGCACCCCGGCACCACCGGGCGCCTCTACTCCGACGGTGCCGCCCGCGGCTTTTACACCCGTTGGCGCGACCTGATGAACACCCCCGCCTGGCACGAGAAGCCAGGGAAGGACACCACCTCATGAGCGACACCACCACCGGCATCCAGGTCGCCTCCGTCGGCGACATCGAGGACGGCGAGGGGCTGCGCGTGCCTGCCGCGACCACCGGATACGGCGCCGACATCGCCGTCTTCCACGACGGTGGCGCCTATTTCGCCCTCGACGACACCTGCTCCCACGGCAAGGCGTCGCTGGCGGAGGGCTGGGTGGAGAACGGCGAGGTCGAATGCCCGCTGCACGCCGCGCGCTTCTGCCTGAAGTCCGGCGAACCGCAGTGCATGCCCGCCACCCTCCCCGTCGCCGCCCACCGCGTCGAGGTCCGCGACGACGCCATCTGGGTGTACCCCGGTCAGGGGGCCACCGGATGAACACGCCCCAGCGGATCGCCGTCGTCGGCGCCGGGCTCGCCGCGGTCTCCGCGTGCGACGCCCTGCGCGCCCACGGCTACGACGGCGATCTGGTGCTGTACTCCGCCGAGCACGGCCTGGCGTACGACCGCCCCCCGCTCAGCAAGGACGTCCTGCTCGGCAAGGACCGTCGCGAGGACGTGCTGCTACGCCCCGGGCAGTGGTACGACGACCAGCGCGTCCGACTCCGCGAAGGCGTCGTCGTCCAGGCGATCCGTCCCCAGCCGGGCGGCGTCGAACTGGCCGGTGGCGTGGTCGAGACGGCCGACCGGATCGTGCTGGCCACCGGCGGCACGCCCCGCGCGCTGCCCGTACCCGGCGGCGCCGACCCGGAGATCTGCCTGCTGCGCACCTGGGAGGACGCACAGCGGCTGCGCGAACGGCTGCTGCCCGGTGCCCGGGTGCTCGTCGTCGGCGCCGGGCTGATCGGCGCCGAGACCGCCGCCGTGGCCGTGGCGCTCGGCTGCCGGGTCACCCTCGTCGACCCGGTCGGTGTGCCGCTCGCCGCGGCCGTCGGCGACGACATCGCGACGGCGCTGCACGACCGCCACCGTGCCGAGGGCATCGACGTGATCACCGCGGGTGTCGAACGCATCGAGCGTCGGCAGGGCCGATTCCTGATCCACCTGTCCGGGTACGGCGGGACCGTGACCGCCGACACGGTCGTGGCCGGCATCGGCATCCGCCCCGCCACGCAGCTCGCCGAGGCGGCAGGACTGCGCGTGGACAACGGCATCGTCGTGGACGCGGACCGGCGCACCTCGCACCCGGCCGTCCACGCCATCGGCGACGTCGCCCGCGGCGACGGCCAACGGACACGGCACGAACACTGGGAGGCCGCCCTGCGGGACGGCGAGGCCGTGGGGCGCGGCATCCTCGGTCTGCCCGCTGTGGACGCGGGCGCGCCCTGGTTCTGGTCCGACCGGTACGGCAGTCGGCTGGAGGCGATCGGCACCATGGCGGACGCCGAGCGGACCGTCCTGCGCGGAACCGTGGAAAGCGGAGCCTTCCTCGCCTTCGGCCTGCGCGGCGACCGAATGGTGGCCGCCGCGGCGATCGACCGCACCCGCGACATCAAGGCGGTCCGCAGGATCGTCGACCGGGGCGTCGCCGTCGACCCGGCCGAACTGGCCGACGAGAGCACCGATCTGCGGAGCCTGCTCAAGCGCTGACACCCCGGCAGCGCCGGGGGGCCTGCCCCTCGGACCGGGCCGGTTCCGGCCGACGGGGCTTCTGTGCCGGGCCGAGCGGGGCCGGCACAGGTGACCGCGAGACGGAGGAGGCCGTGACGCTGGCCTCTGCCGGGGTGGACGACGCGGCACGCCGGCGACCATGCCCGGCGCGGCGGCCCTGGAGCCCCCGCTCGAAGAGGCGGGGGAGTAGTGTCACGCGCCGACGGCCGGCACGAGGCCAGGGAAGTGTGTGCCCGACTCCCTGGTCCGGCTTGAGTCGGCAGGACAGACCCCGGGTTCGTGGCGGCTGTCGGCACGGACCCGGCGGAGTGCTGTGCCAGGCATCTGGTCCGGCTTGAGTCGGCAGGACAGACCTCCAGGACCGTCCGGGCCCCAGGGCGAGCCCGGAGAGGACGGGAAGAACGGGCAGACCTGCCCGGACGGCTACAGCCTCCAGGCCCCGGCTGACGACCCCGACGCCCTCATCTGCCGACGAGACGGCGCCCCGCCACCCGACGAGCCCGGCAACAGCGACGGCAACGGCCCGCTCGCGGCCCTCGGCCCCACGCGCCGCCTGTACATATGACGACGCCCCCTGCACGGTCCATGCGGCCGTGCAGGGGGCGTTTCGTCATGCCCGGGATCAGTTCAGCGCCTCGATGGCCTTCAGGATCAGAGCACGGGCGTCGGCCCCATACACGGCCATCCCTCGCAACTGCTCGAACGCCTTCAGGTAGACGGCGATCTCAGAGGGCTGGGTGATGTTGACCTCCGCAGAGAGGAACTCCACCGACACGAGGCTGTCGTCGTACACGTGCGTGGAACGTCTCCACGGGCCACTGCCGCCGCGCACGCGTCGACATCGGAATGATGCCCAGCGACACCTGAGGCAGGGCCCCCGCGGTGAGCAGGTGCCCGAGCTGCGCAGCCATCGCGTCCTCGTCCCCCAACTGGGAGTACAGGACCGCTTCTTCGATGAGCATCACGAACCGGTGTCCGGGCTCATGAATGATGCGGGACCGCTCGACCCGGGCGGCTGCAGCCGTCGCGCCGTCGTTGAACGGGATACCCCGGAAGTCGGCGATGTTGCTCAGCAGCGCGGCCGCGTATCCCTCGGCCTGCAGCAGGCCAGGGACCATCGTCGACGAGTAGATCCGGAACAGCTCGGTGTCGTGGAAGAACTGCACCATGCTGTCTTGGAGTTGCTTCATACCGCGGCGCACCTGGTGGCGCCACTCGCTGTACATCGACTCGGCGTTCAGCGACTGAACGACGAGGTCTTCCGCCTGGTCGACCGCATCGCAGGCGGCTGCCCAGGCACGAATGTCCTTGGCCGAGGGCGCGGTGACGGCGTTCTCGATGCGGGACGTCTTGGAGTGACGCCAGCCGCACCGGCTGGCCAGCTCGACGACCGTCAGCCCGACCGTCTTGCGAAGGTCACGCAGACGCAAGGCAACGACCTTGCGCGCGGCCCACTGAGCCGACGAGGACGGGGAGACGGGCATGAACTGGCCTACCGATGCTTTCCTGTCAGCGGATGTCGTACTGGTCGTGCGGGGTGGCTCGCGCCCACACCGCCTCGAAGGCGTCGGCGCACAGTTTGGCTGCGGCCGGGTCATCAGTGATCTCTTCGTCGAGCCACGAGCCATCGCCGGCGAAGTGGTTCCAGTGAACCCACTGCTCGTCGAACAGCCAGAAGTCGTTGCCCGGCAGGGCGATATCGGAGGCCCGGCGGCGAGGCAGCCACCGCACCTGTTCGCCGACGGCGACGTTCGTGAACGTGCCGTCGTACAGGAACCGGGTGTACTCGCTGACCGGCTCGGAGACGATGCGGGCCCGGCGCACTACGGCCCCGCGGTCCACGGTGTGCTGGATCAGGTCGAGCCACGGCCGCCACCAGGATGCGCGGTCGGCCCGGTTGTGGCGGAAGCCAGCCCGCCACTGGGCAAACGGACCTTCCTCGTAGTCGACGGCGTAAGAGTCACGCATCTCCAGATGGACGGCTGACCGGCAGCTCGCCATCAACTCATCGAACGTCGGCACGCTCGACGGCATCGCACGCCTCCCTGAGAGCTCATCGGGGGCGGGCGGGACCAGGCCCCCGGCCGGACGCCGATCCCGGCCGGGGCCGCCCGCTGGGTCACAACATGGCCACACAGCCGTTGCCGCACCCGTGCGACGCGCATGATGCTCCCTGACAGCCGCATCACAGGGGGACCCGTGCGCCGCACCGCAACCATCCTGATCGCCGCCAGCCTGCTCCTCGCCGCCTGCAGCAACAGCGACGACACGACCAACTCGACGCCCAGCAGCACGGCCCCCACGGGGGACGAAGCACGGTACGACGAGATCTGGAACGCCCGGAGCCCCGGGATGCAGGCAACGGTGTGCAAGCTGCTGGCAGCGGACGACCAGAAGTCCGCCAGTACCCTGCTGCGCGAAACCCTCGACGACCCGTCGGTGGACTTGGACGCCCTGGCCGAGTACATCAACGACAAGAAGTGCTGACAGAGACAGGCCGCGCGCTTCAGCCCCTGAACCCCCGGTGCCGGCGTACCGGGAAGGGGCGACAGTCCCTACACCCCGGAGCTCTGAGGGTGGGCGGGGACCAGGCCCCGGTCGTAGCGCGTCGCGGCCGGGGCCGCCGCTTTCCGGGCAGCTCGAAGCCCCGCACGGGTTAACCGATGCGGGGCTTCGGGTCCTCTCGGCCTATGGTGGGTTCGCCACCGCAGCGCCGTCAGATCCCGGCAGGGATCAAACGAGGCGGTAGACGACGTAGGCGATGATCGCCAGGATCGCAATGATCCCGATGATCACAGCGTAGGTCAGCAGGATGGCGATGAGGCGGGCGGTCCGGGCATTCCCTCCCAAGGCATCCCGGATCGTCCGCTCACGCTCCCTATGCATGGCCACAAGCCACTTCAACGGGCAGCACCTTTCGTTGCTGGGCGCCCCCGACCCCTCTTTGGACATGGGTCACCCCTGATCTTTTGAAGGGGGGTGGAGTGCCGTTTTCTTACGGCCAGCGCCTCACGAGTTCGGACACTAGACGACCCGGCAGCAACTTCGAATCCAGGTTTCTGACAAACCAGACACATCGAACGGCCAGTCCCATGGATCTCACTCTTCCGGCCGATGCGCGGGCGCGCATCTCGCCGATCGTTACGTCGCGTGGCGAACATCTAATGGCGTCATGGCTAGAGACTGGGGTTGCCTGAGCCGGTGGGCGCACCTGGCCGGGGCCCCTCCATGAGCTCCGGCGACCGGCTGAGCCATCCGTGATCGCCTGCGCTTCGGTTGAGCGTCGGCTGAGCTAACGATCTTCAAAGGGGCCCAGAACGCGAATCAGCCCCTCTCCTACGGCTTCCGTCGCAGGTGAGGGGCTGATCGTCGGGTAGGCCCTGTGGGACTCGAACCCACAACCAATGGATTAAAAGTCCACTGCTCTGCCAATTGAGCTAAGGGCCCAGGCGATGTTGCCTACCCGAGCATAGCCGGACGCGGCCGGGAGTCCGATCGGGTATCGGTGACCCGGCCGCGTCGGAGGCCGCAAAAAGGTCCGCCGCAGAACAGAACGGGCGGAAGATTGGCGGGAGGAGAGCGAAATGGAGGGGACGGAGGGCCTGGGAATCCGCCCCCCACTCCAACCGTCCGTCCCCGCGCCCCTCCCCTACGGATCAACCGGCTCCGCCGCCCCCTTCCGGGCCGCCTCCCGGGCCACGTTCCGCTCGTGTTCGGGGTTGAGGAACCAGTGGCGGGCGGACGCGGCCCACCACGCCGCCGCGAAGCCGAGCACCGCCAGGACGGCGATGGGGGCGTAGTTGAAGGTTTCCCAGGTGACCGGGGAGACCTGGGGGAGCATGAAGAGGACGGTGATCGTGAGGACCCAGGCGACGGATACGACGCCCACCGTCCGGGACCAGCGGCCGAGGTGCCAGGGCCCCCGTTCGAAGGCGTCGCCCTTGCGGAGCCGTAGCAGGGTCGGAATGACGTAGGCGATGTAGAGGCCGATGACGGCGATCGACGTCACGGCCGCGTACGCCGTGACGTTGATCAGGTACGGGAGTCCGAGCACCAGCGCGCCGCCAGCCGCCAGCCAGACCGCCGCCACGGGGGTGCGCGTACGAGGGCTGACCGTGTGCCAGACGTGGGAGAACGGCAGGGCCCCGTCGCGCGAGAAGGCGTAGATCATGCGGCTGTTGGCCGTCACGGACGCCATGCCGCAGAACAGCTGCGCGCCGATGATGACGAGGAGCAGCAGTTTGCCCGCCGTCGCGCCGAGCGCGTCCATCAGGATCTGCGCGGGCGGCACGCCGGTCGCCGAGCCGAGGGCACCGTCGTACGACTGGATCGCGAAGGTGAAGCCCAGCAGGAGGACCAGGCCCGCGACCCAGGACGTCCAGATCGAGCGCACGATGCCCTTGGGGCCGGCCGTGGACGCGTCGTGGGTCTCCTCGGTCATGTGGGCGGAGGCGTCGTACCCGGTGAAGGTGTACTGCGCCATCAGCAGGCCCAGCAGGACGACGTACACGCCGCTGCCCCAGCCCGTGTTGTTGACGAACTCCCCGAACACGAACGACGCCGACTGATGACTGTCGGGGACGATCGCGAGCGCGCCGACGATCACCACGACACCGACCACGTGCCACCACACGCTGATGCTGTTGAGGAGGCCGACGATCCGGACGCCGAACGTGTTCAGCAGGCCGTGCAGCAGCAGGATCGCGGCGAAGAGGAGGATCGTCCGGCCGGGGGCCACCTCGAAGCCGAATTCGAGGTTCAGATACGCGGCCAGGAACGACGCCGCGCCGAAGTCGATGCCGGCGGTCACCGCGACCTGTCCGAGCACGTTGAACCAGCCCGTGAACCACGCCCAGGCCGCCGCGCTCCGCTCCGGCGCCAGCCGGTGCGCCCAGAAGTACAGGCCCGCCGAGGTCGGATACGCCGAACAGATCTCGGCCATGGCCAGGCCCACGAAGAGGGTCATCAGGCCCACCGCGACCCAGCCCCAGGTCATCACCGCGGGCCCGCCGGTGTTCATGCCGAAGAGGTACAGCGTCATACAGCCCGACAGCACCGAGATGATCGTGAAGGAGACCGCGTAGTTCGAGAACGCGGACATCCGGCGGGCGAGGACCTGCGTGTAGCCCAGTTGGGCCAGCCGTTCCTCGTCAGACACCGGGACCGACACCGAGACCGGGGCCGAGACCCCGGGCGCCCCACGGGCTATGTCGTCATCTGTCATGCCCCCAGCAATTCCCTCACCGGGGGCGTGACATGCGCCACACCGTGGCCGGAAAACAACTCCGGCGCGTCACCGCGGCCACAAACGCCGGAAGGGTCCGTACGACCGAAGTCGTACGGACCCTTCCCTGCCAGTCGGCGTCAGCGGTCACTCGTCCCGCCGGCCGGTGTCAGCCGTTGCGCTTGTCAGCCGTTGCGCTTCCAGCGGGGCTTGTCCTCGCGGCGACCGAAGGAGCCGGTGCCGGTGCCGGTGCCGGAGCCTCGGTGGTCGTCACGACGGCCGTACGGGCGCTCGTGGCCGCCGGAGCGGAAACCCGGACGGTCGCCCTGGCGGTCACGGTTGAACGGACGGTCGCTGCCGCGGTGGCCGCCACGGTCGTCCCGGCGCTCGAAGGAACGCCCACCGCGGTCACGGTCGAACCCGCGGTCCCGGTTGTCCCGGTTGAATCCGCCACGGTCGTCCCGGCGCTCGAACGAACGCCCACCACGGTCATCCCGACGGTCATCGCGACGGAACCCGCCACGGTCGCCACGGTCCCGGTCGCGGTTGTCCCGGTTGTCCCGGTTGAATCCACCGCGGTCGTCCCGGCGCTCGAACGAACGCCCACCACGGTCATCCCGACGCTCGTCCCGACGGAAACCGCCACGGTCCCCGCGGTCCCGGTCGCGGCCGTCGCGGCTGTCCCGGCTGTCCCGGCTGTCCCGGTTGAATCCACCCCGGTCGTCCCGGCGCTCGAACGAACGCCCACCACGGTCATCCCGACGGTCGAACCCCCGGTCGCCGTCCCGACGGTCGTCCCGACGGTCGTCCCGGCGGAAACCACCCCGGTCGTCCCGACGCTCACGACGCTCGTACGACGAGGAACGACCGTACGAAGACGAAGGGGCCTTCTCGATCGTCTCGACGTCCTGCGCGCCGGGCTGCTCCGGCACGGACACCTCGGAGATCACCGGAACGTCGGTCGCCTCGGCGGGAGCAGCGTCGCCCGTCTCCTCGGCCCGCGCCTGGGCAACGGCCGCCTCCGGGTCCTCGCCCCGCTCGCGCGCCGCACGGGCGGTGAGCCGGTCGGCCTCGTCGCGGAGCTCGGCGGCACGGCGGGTGGCCCGCTCCAACTGCTTGGTGAGGTGAGCGACTTCACGCTCGGCCTGCTGCGCGGCGTTGCCGGCCGACTCGGCCTGGACCTCGGTCATCGACCGCGCGCCGGTGATCTCGGCGACCTCGGGGTCGAACGTCGTACCGCCCTGGATGATGTGACGCCCGGCGTCGACGCCCGCGTCCTCCATCAGCCGGAAGATCTGGCGGCGCTGGTGCGGCAGCGACAGGGAGACGACGGTGCCGGAGCGCCCGGCACGAGCCGTACGCCCGGACCGGTGCAGGTAGTCCTTGTGGTCACCGGCGGGGTCGACGTTCAGCACGAGGTCGATGCCGTCGACGTGAATACCGCGCGCGGCCACGTCGGTGGCCACGAGCACGTTGACGTATCCGTCCTTGAAGTCGGCGAGGGTCCGCGTCCGCGCCCCCTGCGTCATACCGCCGTGCAGCGCGTCGGCCTTCACACCGGCGTCGCGCAGCTGCTCGGCGACGCGGTCGGCGCCCAGCTGCGTACGGACGAAGATGATCGTGCGGCCCTTGCGGGAGGCGATCGCGGCCGTGACCGGCGCCTTGTCCTTCGGCTTCACGATGAGGATGTGGTGCGACATGGTCGTCACGGCACCCTGCGCGGCGTCGACCTCGTGCGAGACCGGGTCGTTCAGGTACCGGTCGACGAGGGTCTTGATCTCGTTCTCCATCGTCGCGGAGAACAGCATCCGCTGACCGCCCGCCGGCACCTGGTCGAGCAGCTCGGTCACCTCGGGCAGGAAGCCCAGGTCCGACATCTGGTCGGCCTCGTCGAGCACGGCGATCTGGACGTTCTCCAGCGAGCAGGCACCGCGGTTGATGATGTCGCGCAGGCGCCCCGGCGTGGCGACGAGGATGTCCACGCCCCGCTCCAGGGCGTAGATCTGGTTCCCCATCGACGTACCACCGCACACGACCTTCATCTTCAGCCCGAGGACGTCCCCGTACGGCTGC
Protein-coding sequences here:
- a CDS encoding DEAD/DEAH box helicase — its product is MSISSTDHVVVPESTEETSSPEITFADLGLPEGVVRKLAQNGVTVPFPIQAATIPDALAGKDILGRGRTGSGKTLSFGLPTLATLAGGRTEKHKPRAVILTPTRELAMQVADALQPYGDVLGLKMKVVCGGTSMGNQIYALERGVDILVATPGRLRDIINRGACSLENVQIAVLDEADQMSDLGFLPEVTELLDQVPAGGQRMLFSATMENEIKTLVDRYLNDPVSHEVDAAQGAVTTMSHHILIVKPKDKAPVTAAIASRKGRTIIFVRTQLGADRVAEQLRDAGVKADALHGGMTQGARTRTLADFKDGYVNVLVATDVAARGIHVDGIDLVLNVDPAGDHKDYLHRSGRTARAGRSGTVVSLSLPHQRRQIFRLMEDAGVDAGRHIIQGGTTFDPEVAEITGARSMTEVQAESAGNAAQQAEREVAHLTKQLERATRRAAELRDEADRLTARAARERGEDPEAAVAQARAEETGDAAPAEATDVPVISEVSVPEQPGAQDVETIEKAPSSSYGRSSSYERRERRDDRGGFRRDDRRDDRRDGDRGFDRRDDRGGRSFERRDDRGGFNRDSRDSRDSRDGRDRDRGDRGGFRRDERRDDRGGRSFERRDDRGGFNRDNRDNRDRDRGDRGGFRRDDRRDDRGGRSFERRDDRGGFNRDNRDRGFDRDRGGRSFERRDDRGGHRGSDRPFNRDRQGDRPGFRSGGHERPYGRRDDHRGSGTGTGTGSFGRREDKPRWKRNG